Genomic window (Argopecten irradians isolate NY chromosome 13, Ai_NY, whole genome shotgun sequence):
ttttaacttgtattgtcagctttaaggaggtcataatagtgttatttaAGCATTGTTTTCCGGAAATGTGATAGCGGATGGCGCGTTTGGGATTTTTGTAAAAGAAGAGGGCCTAAAGTTCATTCACAACTCATTCTCACATTCTACAACACGGTCGGATGTGAATCCAATTATGGTATCAGTACAAAGAAGCAGAGAGAAGCGATGATCTTAAAACAAGATTgacatttattgtttatttgttttattaattaacgtactattaacagccagggtcatgttaggacggcctcccctgtatgtggtgtgttgcgtgtatgttgtgcaaggtgcgtgtttttggagactgcggtatattcatgtagtgtcttgtatagtggaacatttgccctttttatagtgctatatcactgaagcatgccaccgaagacaccaagcaacacaccccacccggtcacatactgacatTGGGCAAACCAgccgtcccactccctgtatgctgagcgcttttatagactttggtgtgtctcgaccaggggacagaacccatagcgttcctcacaggggcgaacgctcaactcgaggccaaaagtgaggcggtgccaagtgAGGCTTTAGGAAGAAtcaagttagttaggaagaagagaaaagataagatcctaaattaagtcgccatttacgatcatgcaataggggcagcagatacgCGTCTTCTTAACAGagaatatgtaaataattattcaATCTTCTAGAGAGTGAGAGGGGTAGGAGAGAAATGCAGACCAGAAAAACCGTTTGGTGGAtgctgtttttgttttgtttttatttttatttatttttaactgaTAATAATTTCCGACtttacacaaaatatgtatCAGTGTAAAGTATACTGAAGTCAATgggaatatttaaatattagtgcagtacttaatgcgtctaacattcccGCGAAACGAAAAACGAATAGCGTAAAACAAAAAACGCGTTCCGTCAAGCGCTAAACGCAAAACGAAAAAcacaaacgaaaaacgaaaacgaaGTGAAAGGGTGACCGGAAGACCAGAATGCAATCATAAATGTCGATCGGGACTCCGGTAGCTTAGTGATATGGATTATGAAAGCGATGTCTATTTTACGTTCGCAATTTTGATTTAGTACgatttatcattatgaaaaatatatcttgtcctagaaaatatgcaattgttataaatatattaccaataAGTATGTGATTGCGTATATAAATCCAAACATGAATACATTTTTTAACTTATAAAGCgagattttcaaaatattataaaacaagcATGTATACAAATAGTCTTCAATCAATGCTAGTATCTATAAGTCTGCCCTGAATTCGTCACACATACTAGTACTGTTTGATAGAAATTATCAGTTTCTGAAAAGAAAACACTTCAAAAGAATTTCTTCTTTAAGTTTTGGTATTGTGAACATGTACGTTTAACTACTGCAAGTATAAACCCTAGGTCTAGCGGTTAGGTAgttatgtattacatgtatatatatgactccAGAGGACGATGAATTTCCAACCATTTGTTCAGGCGTTGGCTAAGAATGTCTGTATAAATTTTACAAGGAATCGACAGAAGTGATATCCCCTGAGCAGGTCTGTCGCATCTTTGGTATCAGGCTTTGGAATAGGATGGATTATTCCGGCCGACAAGTCACGCGGTATATCTCCATTGTTAAAACAATATGTAAAATTCTATGAAGGATATCAATACAGCCATCATTTCTGAGAACATCggcaggtatatatatatgttgtcgAATCCGGGAGATTTTCTTAGTTTTGCCCTGTATATGGCCGTTTTTACTTCGTCCCGCGTTATAATGGCGTTGAGTGTGGAAATGTCAGGGGGCTGACCCGGGCCGACgtttaaaacacatgtacaacacTCTACCCCTCTCCTTCCCCACTCCCCCTCTCGATTTACCTGCTGTCATTTATACCATTTGTTATTTGACAGCGGCATTTTTTGATTTTGTGTCAAATTGTATCACACCTGGTCAAGTGCAGTCACCCATGAACAAAGGCTCACTGATAACCTCAGACGCGCACGGCCCCTCACATGTTTGTTTAGGCTACGATACGCGTACGTGACCCCGTGCACGTACATGTACCAAAGCAtaccacaaaaacaacaatgttgTGTTATTCTAGTCATTACAGAAAACCAACTCGATGGTGATTTTATTCCTCATGTGTATTGTTACAtcaacataccaataaaatacatgatcaATTATATCAATGGCGAATACGTGTAAATACAGATATACAGTTGAATGTATCAACTGTCAGTTCGTGTTGGACgattatgtgtgtgtatatatatataagtcaatTATGATTTGATATCTATTGACTTCGGTACGTtcttaattttacataaaatatgtattaaaaaaagaattcgttttaaatactgtattaaGCGATGGTTGAGATATTATTAATTGTGTGTATCACTAGAAAATGTGATCCAATGCTAACAGTGTTGAGTTGGATATCAACATACCAACAAAATGCATGATCAATTATATCAATGGCGAATACGTGTAAATACAGATATACAGTTGAATGTATCAACTGTCAGTTCGTGTTGGacgattatgtatatatatatatataagtcaatTATGATTTGATATCTGTTGACTTCGGTACGTTcttaattttacataaatatgtaaaaaaaagtattctttttaaatactgtattaaGCGTTGGTTGAGATATTATTAATTGTGTGTATCACTAGAAAATGTGAtccaatattgtgtgtatcactAGAAAATGTGATCCAATGCTAACAGTGATGAGTcggatatttttttataatgtatgcaccagtgagttatatatatattatgaccagCAGTACGGCGTCCTGTGGCATGAGTTCACACCTGTCTGTAATCCTTCAGTCCACTTTATCGAGCCTCGTGGGTGTTACAagtgtatattgtacctgtcCCCCTGTAGCACATACACGTGTGTATATAGCTAGTACTATATAAGACCTTGCAGAaaggtatacaaatgatccttactatcaaacaatgtgtgtaggttacatgtatcaaatgtaattaatgtctagatacaaaagattttttttaaaatttatttgtgtatgttttcTACCTTAtctagtttctgctcctgcttagcgttcagcatacagggagtgggacgactggttcgcctgttgtcagtataatgtgaccgggtggggtgtgttgcttggtgtcttcggcggcatgcttcagtgatatagcactataaaatgggcaacagttccactatacaagaagacacaacacgaacataccgcagtctcccagtacactcacctcgcacaacatacacgcaacacaccgcatacatgggaggccgtccttacatatatgtacatgaccatagctgttaataggacgttaataaatcaaacaaacaaacaaaaaagaagtACAACACGTAAATTTATCGGCCTACACCGTCATTTGACTCCACTTTTATTTTAGCCAACACATGCGCAGTCAACCATTCCtaatcaaatatcaatgaataacatcCGGTAAACGAATTGGAACGCAAACGCACGCAAACGAACGAAAGCCCAAACgaatcaaaacgcaaacgaacgcaAACAAAATCGaaacaaaacgcaaacgaatctaaaacgcgtttgagggaatgttagacgcattacgtactgtagatatatatagtaatcGGATATTCAAATATCTAAAGGCTCCCGAATTGTCAAATTCCAGTGATAAATATATGGCGTTTTAAGTGTTAAATGAGAACATTAAGGAACAATGTACTTCCAAAGCTTTATTTTAGTGTAGTATGTATGTCAGATACAATATGTACAGGATAGAAATGGTGTTAGAAaggaaattacaaatataaattgGAAACAATAAATGTCATGAAGAATGTCCTATAAGGCTATATCTAAAAACCATACTGAATATTTCATAATagtaatgaaataaacaaaatactaTATTGTTCACACAATTTGATTGAAGTACAGATCCTGATTAATGAGAGAATCTGAAAcctcccattaggggtcacgtccagatgacctctGGAAATAGCACTACCAGAATCTtaactggggacgaaatagtttgaaaaagctgtccgaattattttcgtgtacgtagtcatctcgcaaAAAGCACAACAAAACTTGGTTATCAATTgacgtagcaatgtgtagaaaatgtatttgatgtgAAGTTCACGTGGTCAAAGTTCACCCGAACATGACCTTTTATGGGATACTGTCAGATCCTCTTTTggacggagtggttataaggatacGTATTTAATCTCATTGAAAGGTCTTCTTATTATAATCCAACTGGCAAAATTAGGAAAGTTTCTTTCACAGAATTATCTTggttctgtaatatgcaatataTATCTTCAACTGCTGCGAAAGATAGCTATAGCTATTGAAATTGGCTATGTTACTAACTTCTAAATGGAGATGGAAGAATCGTGGAGCGTCTTTGGTTTGTGGTTCGGTACATTTCTTAAAGACAGAACACTGAGCGAATATTTCGAATGTTATCTATATCTTAATATTGTTCTAAATGGTATACTCCTATCAGGGAAGTTGTAATCTATCATTCAGTATAAGGTTTCAGTTCGTCAATGATTTCTGTAAGAGAGGAAACTACTATAAAGCGCTATATCATCATTACATCAGCTAGAACTACATATGACGCTACTTATTGTCGTGTAAGTAGCCACCTCGCTCGATGATCGCAACAACGCTAAAGTTTTTTTTGTGTCGAAATGTTGTAGTCAATCGTTGTAGCTAGGTCACGGAAGTAAGTTTGATCTTAAGTATAGGTGGTATAAAGGTTACTAGACttgccaccagtctctagaatatcaaagaaacacttaaatttggcttgattatttatGTCTTTCCTACGGATCTgattctaagttttaaactagtgcgagataatctagtaaagaactctctactgagaaagtcttatcagcaactaagggtctggtggccagtctaataGTTTACTAGAAAGTAAAACTGTACGGGCTATACTCAGATCTGCCAAAAGACAATTATAACTTTAGTGTCAATGATTTATGTTACGAATGGGAAaccttcctaactgactttattcttcctaatgcctcacttggcaccgcctcacttttggccttgagttgagtgttcgcccctgtgatgaaggctctgggttctgtcccctggccgagacacaccaaagtctataaaagtggtagtttctgctcctgcttagcgctcagcatacagggagtgggacgactggttcgcccgttgtcagtataatgtgaccgggtggggtgtgttgcttggtgtcttcggcagcatgcttcagtggtatagcactataaaaagggcaacagttccactacatgaatataccgcagtttcccaaaacacgcacctcgcacaacatacacgcaacacacagcatacatgggagaccgtccttacatgaccctggctgttaataggacgttaattaatcaaacaaacaaacaaacgaatgGGAAATGGGAAAACACATCAATTTTCAACAGCGTTTTGTTCTTCACACTCCTATCAGAGAATAGCAGCATGACTTCATTCGATTATCAATAACGTCGACGTTGAAAATTTGTGATGTGATATTGAGAATAAAAGAAGTTCGTGACAAAGTTTGATGTATcaagtacatatatacaacTGTCTTAGAGTGGACTAAATCGATATAATGTGGTAGAAAACCGTATAACCAATCATTTGTCCTACGATCCACCAAATAGATATAGGGTCCTAAatgagtgtttatttcatataagGCTTTATGAGACGATTTTCATCGAATGAAATCTGACATGATATCACAACGCATTTCCAGCCAATAAAAAGTTATCTAggtcacattacatttacacataTGCAAAAGTATTACACGGGCACAATCAATTAATATCAGGCGTATTATGTGATAATTACTGATCCATATCTCATATGTGACTCATAATCCACTATGTTATCTCCTAAGAATCCTTTATTCCACCGTGTCCATATATATTCGGTAATTCGATGTATACCTTGTCCCATTTACGGCCAGTGATCGGTGGACCTAGGAGAAAAAGCATAATTTTTAGACTGGTTGATAATGTGTTCTGTTCTATTAATAGCTAGATCACTAAAACCTCTAACGGATGTGGTATGTTTTGTATGGTGGTTGTGTTGGTAGGGGCACTACGATGTGTTCATAACGAATGTCCTTGTATTTTGTTTGGGTGTAACAACTGATAGTGAATTTAGGTTTTTTTGTCTACAAAACTAATTAACTCTGGACGAAACGCCTGTTTGGCAGCATATAACGATTTGGGTCACTTAAAAACGGAGATACGAGATAAATGCCATTAGGGATTGCCTCCCCTGTTTGTAATATTGGTGTGGATGTCTTTATGATATAGTACATTAGTTTTGTGTCTGTGTAATAGAGGCGCTATGTCAATGAAGGTTGCCGACAAAGACAGAACAGAAAGATCACAACTCATTAATTGATATTGACCACAGATCTATCAGTGATTAGCTTTATCATAAAAATCATACAATTTACCTTCATATGttcatgtttatatttcatgCTTTTGTTAATTCCACGCGAAGCAGATCAAGTCTaaaattattgttgataataaaaacatacaaCTATGATCGATATGACATGAATGAGACAGGGAGAGTTAGTCTGACCGGAGAATGCGCGTACAAATCTTCTACCTCGATAAAACTTACCGCATTTGACATGCATAACCATTATTCTCAGTACAGTTGGCAGCAACATGATCTAAATAATCCCCTCTCAATAGTCGTTCCCTGGTATAATTTAAACCCATACAGGGTTCAGTATCGTTGTTCGCCGTCAGATCCAAGAATGGCACGAGTCGTTGGTCTATTTGTGTAAGATTCAATCCTGTCCAGACCTTCCCCTCAGGGTAGCGATAACCGGCTGTAACAACAAGCACTATAGTAGCATCATATTATAACGCCAACATGTTTCTGACTGCTTCATTGGTTGGTTTACTTTATTatattaacgttctattaacagccattcatatgattgaaaaaaataatccttaATACAACTAGAATACCTTATAATTTTCACTATTCATAAATGTATCGATGAGTTACCCGATTTAGGATGTTGCAGTTACCATAACCACGgcaaaaattgtcatttttagTTACTCTCATCATACGCAATTTTACACGCTTGATTCCGAAGTCTGTGTATGACTTGCACTTCAAATATTGTTAGAAGACAACATCTACGGTTGTTATGTCCGTGAACAGACCGTACGATTTTCAcgtatttttgtttgtttgtttgattaattaaagtcctattaacagctatggtcatgtaaggacggcctcccatgcatgcggtgtgttgcgtgtatgttgtgggaggtgcgtgttttgggagactgcggtatatttatgttgtgtcttcttgtatagtggaactgttgccctttttatagtgctatatcactgaagcatgccgccgaagacaccaagcaacacactccacctggtcacattaacGTATTTTGTACCGTCGACATGTTGGATATGGGTAAATGCAGTTACCCTTATTCAGTTCCCCCTGTgaggcaatctgattaaaatacagatccttataaccactataggttcaatagaggatctgacaacatgctataaggggtcacgttcggatgacctttataccacgtgtac
Coding sequences:
- the LOC138306423 gene encoding C-type lectin domain family 1 member B-like — its product is MCIQAGTTYHCVKHGYLTTRCPQNWGRINDICFTVSLDQKTWEEAKEACADLGADLIQITNRYDYSDHTYIIYIRLLELTGYRYPEGKVWTGLNLTQIDQRLVPFLDLTANNDTEPCMGLNYTRERLLRGDYLDHVAANCTENNGYACQMRSTDHWP